A portion of the Sandaracinobacteroides saxicola genome contains these proteins:
- a CDS encoding AMP-binding protein — translation MLSFGAILERLGGSLGEAPALIHGDMVVSWADYARRTAALAAAFVAAGAGPGDKVAHLMRNSPAYLETTGAAFRARMVHVNVNYRYTAEELCYILDNSDAAVVVFDAEFADAMDSIRARLPLVKLWLQVGGTPTGWAQSYDAVADSGATLPPQAHRFGDQLFIYTGGTTGYPKGVMWEHGALWTLLGGGAPLPGMPPAESLDAHVATTLALPQRRKLLAMPPLMHGSAFLLSIYVLACGGAVITSPAKSFEAADALALAARHNPDTAVIVGDAFARPILRALDAGEGSLGAMMMMISSGTMWSPEVKAGLIRHNPGLMCLDAFGSSEGLGYGASISTAAAPDAPTRFMHDPNTLVLDEDNRPIEPGSGRSGRVARTGLIPLGYYKDPAKSAATFVEIDGRRFTIPGDWATVDPDGAIILLGRGSQCINSGGEKIFPEEVEEALKTHAAVEDALVFGVADEKWGQAVTAVVELTAPAEEAALIAHVKTALAAYKAPKRVHVVAKVPRAPNGKADYAAARALAA, via the coding sequence ATGCTGAGTTTCGGTGCCATCCTTGAACGGTTGGGGGGAAGCCTGGGCGAGGCTCCGGCGCTGATCCACGGGGACATGGTCGTCAGCTGGGCCGATTATGCCCGCCGCACCGCGGCGCTGGCCGCGGCCTTCGTGGCGGCGGGCGCGGGGCCCGGAGACAAGGTGGCGCATCTGATGCGCAACTCGCCCGCCTATCTGGAAACCACCGGCGCGGCGTTCCGGGCGCGGATGGTGCATGTCAACGTCAACTACCGCTACACCGCCGAAGAGCTGTGCTACATCCTGGACAACAGCGACGCCGCGGTGGTGGTGTTCGATGCCGAGTTCGCCGACGCGATGGACAGCATTCGCGCCCGGCTGCCGCTGGTGAAGCTGTGGTTGCAGGTCGGCGGCACGCCCACCGGCTGGGCGCAATCTTATGACGCGGTGGCGGACAGCGGCGCCACCCTGCCGCCGCAGGCGCATCGCTTCGGCGACCAGCTGTTCATCTACACCGGCGGCACCACCGGCTATCCCAAGGGTGTGATGTGGGAACACGGCGCACTGTGGACGCTGCTGGGCGGCGGTGCGCCGCTGCCGGGCATGCCGCCGGCCGAGAGCCTGGACGCGCATGTCGCCACCACCCTCGCCCTGCCGCAGCGGCGCAAGCTGCTCGCCATGCCGCCGCTGATGCACGGGTCCGCCTTCCTGCTGTCGATCTATGTGCTGGCCTGCGGCGGCGCGGTCATCACCTCGCCGGCGAAGAGTTTCGAGGCGGCGGACGCGCTGGCGCTGGCGGCACGGCACAACCCCGATACCGCAGTCATCGTGGGCGACGCCTTTGCCCGGCCGATCCTGCGCGCGCTGGACGCGGGCGAAGGGTCGCTGGGGGCGATGATGATGATGATCTCGTCCGGCACCATGTGGTCGCCGGAGGTCAAGGCCGGGCTGATCCGCCACAATCCCGGCCTGATGTGCCTCGACGCCTTCGGCTCGTCCGAAGGGCTGGGCTATGGCGCCAGCATCTCGACCGCGGCGGCGCCGGATGCGCCCACCCGCTTCATGCACGACCCGAACACGCTGGTGCTGGACGAAGACAACCGGCCCATCGAACCCGGCAGCGGCAGGTCGGGCCGCGTCGCGCGCACCGGCCTGATCCCGCTCGGATACTATAAGGATCCGGCGAAGAGCGCCGCCACCTTCGTGGAGATCGACGGCCGCCGCTTCACCATTCCCGGCGACTGGGCGACGGTGGACCCCGACGGCGCCATCATCCTGCTGGGGCGCGGCAGCCAGTGCATCAATTCGGGCGGCGAGAAGATCTTTCCCGAGGAAGTGGAGGAAGCGCTGAAGACCCATGCCGCCGTGGAGGATGCGCTGGTGTTCGGGGTCGCCGACGAGAAATGGGGCCAGGCCGTGACCGCCGTCGTCGAGCTGACGGCGCCGGCGGAGGAAGCCGCGCTGATCGCGCATGTCAAGACCGCGCTTGCTGCCTACAAGGCGCCGAAGCGGGTGCATGTCGTGGCGAAGGTGCCGCGCGCGCCGAACGGCAAGGCCGACTATGCGGCTGCAAGGGCGCTTGCCGCCTAA
- a CDS encoding zinc-binding dehydrogenase, with translation MQAWRVSELRGIEALTLVPDAPEPPPPGEGEISVALTAAALNYPDLLMLSGGYQYKPPLPFTPGMEACGRVIAVGEGVSADLLGQRMVVGSRAGTLCERLTLPLRGVRPAPEALNDAEAAAFGVGALTAWVAFERGRLAAGERVLVTGAGGGMGLSAVAVAKALGAEVIAAAGSAAKLAAARAAGADATLLIDRAAPDFADAGALDLVFDPVGGALVPPALKALRWGGRYLVIGFVGGQAEPVPLNRFLLKGIEAIGVRAGEAGRQDPAAGRRHIHAIDALANAGKLHPHIGLSVPLAEAPRAFAAMAAGDLIGKAVVSIG, from the coding sequence ATGCAGGCCTGGCGGGTGTCCGAACTGCGCGGGATCGAGGCGCTGACCCTTGTGCCCGACGCGCCCGAGCCGCCACCACCGGGGGAAGGCGAGATTTCGGTCGCGCTGACGGCCGCCGCGCTCAACTATCCCGACCTGCTGATGCTGTCCGGGGGCTATCAGTACAAACCGCCGCTGCCGTTCACGCCGGGCATGGAGGCCTGCGGCCGCGTGATCGCGGTGGGGGAGGGGGTTTCGGCCGACCTGCTGGGGCAGCGCATGGTCGTGGGCAGCCGCGCGGGCACGCTATGCGAGCGGCTGACCCTGCCGTTGCGTGGCGTGCGGCCCGCGCCGGAGGCCCTGAACGATGCTGAGGCCGCGGCGTTCGGCGTCGGCGCGCTGACGGCGTGGGTGGCGTTCGAGCGCGGGCGGCTGGCGGCGGGCGAGCGGGTGCTGGTGACGGGGGCCGGGGGCGGCATGGGGCTGTCGGCGGTGGCGGTGGCCAAGGCGCTGGGAGCAGAGGTGATCGCGGCGGCGGGCAGCGCGGCGAAACTGGCGGCGGCGCGGGCGGCGGGCGCGGATGCGACGCTGCTGATTGATCGTGCCGCACCGGATTTCGCGGATGCAGGCGCGCTGGACCTGGTGTTCGATCCCGTCGGCGGCGCGCTGGTGCCGCCGGCGCTGAAAGCGCTGCGCTGGGGCGGGCGCTATCTGGTGATCGGCTTTGTCGGCGGCCAGGCGGAACCGGTGCCGCTGAACCGCTTCCTGCTGAAGGGTATCGAGGCGATCGGCGTGCGGGCAGGCGAGGCGGGGCGGCAGGACCCGGCGGCTGGCCGGCGCCACATCCATGCCATCGACGCGCTGGCCAACGCCGGGAAACTGCACCCGCACATCGGCCTGTCGGTGCCGCTGGCGGAGGCGCCACGCGCGTTCGCGGCGATGGCGGCGGGTGACCTGATCGGAAAAGCGGTGGTCAGCATCGGCTGA
- a CDS encoding entericidin A/B family lipoprotein, translating into MRPTLALTVFLATLTLAACNTTEGVGKDIKSAGGAIEKTAQDAKK; encoded by the coding sequence ATGCGCCCCACCCTCGCCCTCACTGTCTTCCTCGCCACGCTGACGCTTGCCGCCTGCAACACCACCGAAGGCGTCGGCAAGGACATCAAGTCCGCCGGTGGCGCGATCGAAAAGACCGCACAGGATGCGAAGAAATAG
- a CDS encoding patatin-like phospholipase family protein: MAAGIAVVLSGGGAKGAFQVGVLDELISARKVAIDIFAGVSTGAIQALGGAQDDMPGLLDAWLGLRGNEDVYRPKPLGIIGGLLGASSLYDPAPIRARIRRFADPAKLAATGKKLLLGVVNLQSGAFRSIHENTPNIADWVYASSAQPPFFPPLTTRDAAGAQEQWVDGGVRNVTPLSAALDWNPRAVIVVMASPLAAAAPVTRQYDSLVSIALRSVGILTSEVVANDIGQAALINALIAARGKQAAALAKSGITGTAAAAILAPLDAQLSTYRFAPIHIIAPAAEISDTLEFDPAKIRAGIAAGRKAVADDWPALSALIG, translated from the coding sequence ATGGCAGCTGGCATTGCAGTCGTCTTGAGCGGCGGTGGCGCGAAGGGCGCGTTCCAGGTGGGCGTGCTCGATGAGCTGATCAGCGCGCGGAAAGTCGCGATCGACATTTTCGCCGGCGTCTCCACCGGCGCCATCCAGGCACTGGGGGGTGCGCAGGACGACATGCCGGGCCTGCTCGACGCATGGCTGGGGCTGCGCGGCAACGAGGATGTCTATCGGCCGAAGCCGCTCGGCATCATCGGCGGGCTGCTGGGGGCCAGCTCGCTCTATGATCCGGCGCCGATCCGTGCCCGCATCCGGCGCTTCGCCGATCCGGCGAAACTGGCGGCCACGGGCAAGAAACTGCTGCTGGGCGTCGTCAACCTGCAAAGCGGCGCCTTTCGCAGCATCCACGAAAACACCCCCAACATCGCCGACTGGGTCTATGCCAGTTCGGCGCAGCCGCCCTTTTTTCCGCCGCTGACCACCCGTGACGCCGCCGGCGCGCAGGAACAATGGGTCGATGGTGGCGTGCGCAACGTCACGCCGCTGTCGGCGGCGCTGGACTGGAACCCGCGCGCGGTGATCGTGGTGATGGCCTCCCCGCTGGCGGCCGCCGCGCCCGTCACACGGCAATATGACAGCCTGGTGTCGATCGCTTTGCGCTCGGTCGGCATCCTGACGTCGGAAGTGGTGGCGAACGACATCGGCCAGGCGGCGCTGATCAACGCGCTGATCGCGGCACGCGGGAAACAGGCCGCTGCACTGGCGAAATCCGGAATCACCGGTACAGCGGCGGCGGCGATCCTGGCCCCCCTCGATGCGCAACTGTCGACCTATCGCTTCGCGCCCATCCACATCATCGCGCCGGCGGCGGAGATTTCCGACACGCTGGAGTTCGATCCGGCGAAAATCCGCGCCGGCATCGCCGCCGGGCGCAAGGCGGTGGCGGACGACTGGCCGGCGCTTTCGGCGCTGATCGGTTGA
- the gcvT gene encoding glycine cleavage system aminomethyltransferase GcvT — translation MADADLLTLPLDGLHRALGGRMVPFAGYAMPVQFAEGVMAEHLWTREHAGLFDVSHMGQLTVAGEGAAAWLESLMPGDFLGLAENALRYSLLLTDAGGIIDDLMVTRRADDFYLVVNGATKAGDIAHMQARLPAGVTLTPRPDLALLALQGPAAAAVLEAMLPGVAALKFMRSGGFDWRGVPLWVSRSGYTGEDGFEISVPAGSVEALAQALLAHSEVKPIGLGARDSLRLEAGLPLYGHDLSPETTPVEAGLSFAISKRRKAEGGFPGAAPVLDQLFNGAPRKRIGLRFEGKQPVREGAAIFAGDAPVGVVTSGGFAPSVGAPVAMGYVESAHAADGTALAVEVRGRRLPATAAPMPFWQKNYVR, via the coding sequence ATGGCCGACGCCGATCTTTTGACCCTGCCGCTCGATGGCCTGCACCGTGCGCTGGGCGGCCGCATGGTGCCGTTCGCCGGTTACGCCATGCCGGTGCAGTTTGCCGAAGGCGTGATGGCCGAACATCTGTGGACCCGCGAACATGCCGGGCTGTTCGACGTCAGCCACATGGGCCAGCTGACCGTCGCGGGCGAAGGGGCGGCGGCCTGGCTGGAAAGCCTGATGCCGGGTGATTTCCTGGGTCTTGCGGAAAATGCGCTGCGCTATTCACTGCTGCTGACCGACGCCGGCGGCATCATCGACGACCTGATGGTGACGCGGCGGGCCGACGATTTTTACCTGGTGGTGAACGGCGCCACGAAGGCCGGCGATATCGCGCACATGCAGGCGCGGCTGCCGGCCGGTGTGACGCTGACGCCGCGCCCGGACCTGGCGCTTCTCGCCTTGCAGGGGCCGGCGGCGGCAGCCGTGCTGGAGGCGATGCTGCCGGGGGTGGCGGCGCTGAAGTTCATGCGTTCGGGCGGGTTCGACTGGCGCGGCGTGCCGCTGTGGGTCAGCCGGTCGGGCTATACCGGCGAGGACGGGTTTGAAATCAGCGTGCCGGCCGGTAGCGTCGAGGCGCTGGCGCAGGCGCTGCTGGCCCATTCCGAGGTGAAGCCGATTGGTCTGGGGGCACGCGATTCGCTGCGGCTGGAGGCGGGGCTGCCGCTTTATGGCCATGACCTGTCGCCGGAGACGACGCCGGTCGAGGCCGGGCTGTCTTTCGCGATCTCCAAGCGGCGCAAGGCGGAAGGCGGTTTTCCCGGTGCCGCCCCTGTGCTCGACCAGCTGTTCAACGGCGCGCCGCGCAAGCGGATCGGCCTGCGGTTCGAGGGCAAGCAGCCGGTGCGCGAGGGTGCAGCCATTTTCGCGGGCGACGCCCCGGTCGGCGTGGTGACCAGCGGCGGTTTCGCGCCCAGCGTCGGCGCGCCGGTGGCCATGGGTTATGTGGAGTCGGCCCACGCCGCCGACGGCACGGCGCTGGCGGTGGAGGTGCGTGGCCGGCGGCTGCCGGCGACAGCCGCGCCCATGCCGTTCTGGCAAAAGAACTATGTTCGATAA
- the gcvH gene encoding glycine cleavage system protein GcvH, translated as MRYFTKEHEWIEVDGDTATVGITDYAQGQLGDVVFVDLPEPGRELTAGGEAAVVESVKAASDVYAPIDGRVTEGNPALESEPGLVNSAPEAEGWFFRMTLGNPAQLEGLMDAAAYQAFVATL; from the coding sequence ATGCGCTATTTCACCAAGGAACATGAATGGATCGAGGTTGACGGCGACACCGCGACCGTGGGCATCACCGATTATGCGCAGGGTCAGCTGGGCGATGTGGTGTTCGTGGACCTGCCCGAACCCGGTCGTGAGCTGACCGCCGGCGGCGAGGCGGCGGTGGTGGAATCGGTGAAGGCAGCGTCCGATGTCTATGCGCCGATCGATGGCCGCGTGACCGAAGGCAACCCCGCGCTGGAAAGCGAGCCGGGCCTGGTGAACAGCGCGCCGGAGGCGGAGGGCTGGTTTTTCCGCATGACGCTGGGCAATCCCGCGCAGCTGGAGGGGCTGATGGACGCGGCCGCCTACCAGGCTTTCGTGGCGACGCTCTGA